In the genome of Salana multivorans, the window GTACCAGGTGGTCGCGCGGCTCGGGCTCGTCAACAGCCTGTGGGGCCTCATCATCCCCGCGGCCGCGACGCCGACCGGCGTGTTCCTGCTGCGCCAGTACATGCTGGGCATCCCGGACGAGCTCATCGAGGCGGCGCGGGTCGACGGCTCGGGGGAGTTCCGCACGTTCCTGCGGATCGTGCTGCCGCTGTGCACGCCGGCGCTCGCCGTCGTCGCGATCTTCTCGGTGATGTGGCGCTGGAACGACTTCCTCTGGCCGCTGCTCGTCGCCCAGAACGAGAAGGTCTACACCCTTCCCGTTGCCCTCGCGCGGTTCAACGCCCAGCAGACCGTCCCGTTCAACCTCATCCTCGCGATGAGCGTCGTCTCGATCGTCCCCGTCCTCATCATCTTCCTGTTCTTCCAGCGCCAGATCGCGACAGGTATCGCGAACACCGGCGGCAAGTGACCTTTGGAGAGTGGTCAACACCATGTCCGACGTGACACACGACAGCGGCCGGACGGTGGACGTCACCGACGCCGCCGGCACGATCAGGGACTGGGTCTCCTCCCCGGTCTGGGCGACCCCGTGCGAGGACCTCGACCGGTTCCTGGCCCTCGACGGTGAGCCGTGGGGCGAGGGTCGCTGGGTCCTGACGAACGGGCCGGACGTCGGTCCGTTCAAGGAGCGTCTCGCCGCGGCCCACCCGATCGACGAACCGGCCGAGCTCCCCGAGATCGTCGAGGGCGGTCCGGTCGGCTGGGCGGTCGAGGGACGGGCGGTGTCCGGCACCTGGCGCCGGCGTCGGACGGGCTGGGACGGGTACGTCGACTGGTCGGCGTTCTGCTTCACGCCGGAGTACCGGTGCGCCGTCGCCGCGACCGTCGTCGAGGTCGACCAGGCCGAGTGGCGCACGCTCGAGATCGCCACCACGGGCCCGTTCGTCCTCTGGCTCAACGGCGAGGTCGTGCTGCGCGGGAGGACCGTCTCCTACATGGAGCCCGAGGTGCACCGGGTCCGGGTGCGCCTGCCCTCCCGGACGTCGACGATCCACGTCGCGACGTGGCAGGTCGCGTTCCGCGAGTGCCGGCACATCGTGCGGCTGCGCGTGCTCGGTCTGCCGGTGCGCGTGGTCCTGCCGTCGCCGGGGGCCGACGAGACGGCGGCCCGGCTGGCCGGCGCGGTCCTGGAGACCATCGCGTCGCGCTCCTGGGCGGTCGAGGGCACC includes:
- a CDS encoding carbohydrate ABC transporter permease produces the protein MSTATSAPQGPKTWTSLDRRGVRLSDALRVVLLTAGAVVALVPVVWTVLGSFKTPTELARRPISILPDSWSFQNYTNALGQFDFVRYISNSIIVTIGATILTLVVNSMAAYALSKYNFRGKTALFLLTLATIMIPLQVILIPVYQVVARLGLVNSLWGLIIPAAATPTGVFLLRQYMLGIPDELIEAARVDGSGEFRTFLRIVLPLCTPALAVVAIFSVMWRWNDFLWPLLVAQNEKVYTLPVALARFNAQQTVPFNLILAMSVVSIVPVLIIFLFFQRQIATGIANTGGK